A region of Salmo salar chromosome ssa17, Ssal_v3.1, whole genome shotgun sequence DNA encodes the following proteins:
- the LOC106575634 gene encoding G-protein coupled bile acid receptor 1-like, translating into MDDLANDSAVRPLLSEARLIYAITVPLSTAIILANLVIILSISCNRQLYNTPNYFFLSLLVADLCTGVALPFIPWMGLNRPLSFSSCLLVHIFPNFLFLAFLFNLVIVHYERYMFIVSPLHYSSFWVHRRFPLALLAVWAPPLLYASLPAFGWNNRAGPGWNGCCSFNDTGAPGAPVNCSTVVTAGAAPVGSECCSYRRVFPNAFIYLEVYGLLAPAILSIAGMTGRVLWITRGQMKDICRLHRSVATRGGGQTSEREQRLNLRYTRCVAAVSLTFLACWVPYIIYTHVCVTFLLSKETRGNSTTHIVLSCTGIGSMAVMPLVLGLANRQYTDPVRKLLHKLRDRWRRRQDSEDMAL; encoded by the coding sequence ATGGATGACCTGGCCAATGACTCTGCTGTGCGGCCGCTGCTGTCGGAGGCACGTCTCATCTACGCCATCACCGTGCCCCTGTCCACCGCCATCATCCTGGCCAACCTGGTCATCATCCTGAGCATCTCCTGTAACCGTCAGCTCTACAACACCCCAAACTACTTCTTCCTGAGCCTGCTAGTGGCTGACCTGTGTACGGGCGTGGCCCTGCCGTTCATCCCCTGGATGGGACTCAACCGCCCGCTGAGTTTTAGCTCCTGTCTCCTGGTTCATATTTTTCCGAATTTCTTGTTTCTGGCGTTCCTGTTTAACCTGGTGATAGTTCATTATGAGAGGTACATGTTCATCGTGAGTCCGTTACATTATAGTAGCTTCTGGGTTCACCGCCGCTTCCCGCTGGCGCTGCTCGCCGTGTGGGCGCCGCCACTGCTCTACGCCTCCCTGCCCGCCTTCGGCTGGAACAACCGGGCCGGCCCAGGGTGGAACGGCTGCTGCTCGTTTAACGACACGGGCGCGCCGGGTGCGCCGGTGAACTGTTCGACCGTGGTGACAGCGGGAGCGGCGCCGGTCGGCTCAGAGTGCTGCTCTTACAGACGGGTTTTCCCCAACGCCTTCATCTACCTCGAGGTGTACGGGCTGCTGGCGCCTGCCATCCTGTCCATCGCGGGCATGACGGGACGTGTGCTGTGGATCACCCGGGGCCAGATGAAGGACATCTGCCGGCTGCACCGCTCCGTGGCGACCAGGGGTGGTGGTCAGACCTCGGAACGGGAGCAGAGGCTCAACCTCCGCTACACGCGCTGCGTTGCTGCTGTGTCGCTGACCTTCCTGGCCTGCTGGGTGCCCTACATCATCTACACACACGTCTGTGTGACGTTTCTGCTCAGCAAGGAGACGCGCGGGAACTCCACCACACACATCGTGCTGTCGTGCACGGGGATCGGGAGCATGGCAGTGATGCCGCTGGTCCTGGGGTTGGCCAACAGGCAGTATACGGACCCGGTGAGGAAACTTCTCCATAAACTCCgagacagatggaggaggagacaggactcTGAGGATATGGCTCTCTGA